The sequence below is a genomic window from Pelagibaculum spongiae.
ATCCGAGTCGCTTAGCCAACCGATACAAATTACTTCGGTCTACTTGCAAGCTTCTGGCAACATGCGCCCAGTTACTATTGCAAAGCTGCAAATGGTGGCGAATCAGTTGCCGCTGATAGTCATCAACCAAGTCCTTCAGGTCTGCACCTTCTTTTGCAGACACCGTGACTGGCTCTTTATCAGGCACATCTAACCCTAAAGATTCTGCTTCCAAGACCAGTTGTGATTGATGACCCGCGGGTTGGATTCGAACGGCTCGATAAATTCTTTGTGCTAGCTCAGGAACATTACCTGGCCAGCGATGTTGGTACAAAGCCTGAATAGCGTCATCAGAGAGACGAACAACTCTCAACCCCATATGACATTTTTGCTGCTCTAGATAAAACCCAGCCAACAACTCAAGATCCTCACCACGTTCATTCAGTTTAGGGACAGAAATACTATAAGCAGATAACCGCTGGTAGAGCTCTTTTAAAACCTTACCTTCTGCAACAGCCCGGGGTAAATCAACTGAGGTAGTAACCAAAATTCGAGCCGGTAGTGTTATTGAAGATGCTGCTTTAGAAGCATTTTTTTGTAACCAATTAGTCAAGTGCCGCTGTGCAGATAATGGCAGAATTTCAAAAGAAGAAATGACCAGTGTCCCTTGGCAGGCCTGCTTAAGCTTTCCTAAGTGTTTATTGGCAACTGCGCCCAGCTGATTTAATCCAAACAATTCACTATCCAAGGCTTCTACAGGCAAAGCTTGGCAGTCTACTAATTGCATTGATCCACTGCGGCCAGATAGGCGATGTAATTCTCTAGCTACCAATCTTTTACCGGTTCCGGCTTCGCCACAAATCATTACTGTCATATTACTATTCGCCGCAGATACAATTTGCTGGCGTAACTGACGCATGATGATCGAGTTACCTGCTAACGCGCTATTAGTTGGTGTCGGAGCCATCGCCGATGGCAAATTATCGCTGGAAATTGTTCTGAGTTGCTCAAGTGTTTGTAAGCTTTGTACTCTGGCTTCAACCATTGAACAAACTGCTTGCAAGGTTTGCTGATTTAATTGATGAAATTGCTGCGGTTGTGCAGCATCCATCAATAAAATACCCCAGCATTGTTCGTGTACCATCAGTCGCACACCATAACTATCTTGTATCAAGGATTTGGATAACAGTAGACCATCCAAGGGGTGACTACTTAGCTCACAAGGAATAAATCTAACTGGGTTTTCACTCAATAGAACTGCTTTTAACCATGGCTGCTCAGTCACCAGAAAGCTCCGCCCCATAGCTTCTTTAACTAAGCCAATAGAAACTAAAGGTTTTAATCCGCCAGGTTCCAAACGTAGAAGTGTATATGCGTCACCCTGGACCCAAGGTGCGATGGTTTCGAGAACGGTTAAGTAATCAGTAAATTCGTCTTTATCTAAAGCGTATTCAGCA
It includes:
- a CDS encoding sigma 54-interacting transcriptional regulator, with the protein product MLTAEYALDKDEFTDYLTVLETIAPWVQGDAYTLLRLEPGGLKPLVSIGLVKEAMGRSFLVTEQPWLKAVLLSENPVRFIPCELSSHPLDGLLLSKSLIQDSYGVRLMVHEQCWGILLMDAAQPQQFHQLNQQTLQAVCSMVEARVQSLQTLEQLRTISSDNLPSAMAPTPTNSALAGNSIIMRQLRQQIVSAANSNMTVMICGEAGTGKRLVARELHRLSGRSGSMQLVDCQALPVEALDSELFGLNQLGAVANKHLGKLKQACQGTLVISSFEILPLSAQRHLTNWLQKNASKAASSITLPARILVTTSVDLPRAVAEGKVLKELYQRLSAYSISVPKLNERGEDLELLAGFYLEQQKCHMGLRVVRLSDDAIQALYQHRWPGNVPELAQRIYRAVRIQPAGHQSQLVLEAESLGLDVPDKEPVTVSAKEGADLKDLVDDYQRQLIRHHLQLCNSNWAHVARSLQVDRSNLYRLAKRLGLK